A single genomic interval of Streptococcus oralis subsp. dentisani harbors:
- a CDS encoding DAK2 domain-containing protein codes for MSKITTSLFQEMVQAASTRLNKQAEYVNSLNVFPVPDGDTGTNMGMTIENGAKEVADKPASTVGEVASILAKGLLMGARGNSGVITSQLFRGFSQAIKDKDELTGQDLALAFQSGVEVAYKAVMKPVEGTILTVSRGAAIGAKKKAEETDDAVEVMRAALEGAKRALAKTPEMLPVLKEVGVVDSGGQGLVFIYEGFLSALTGEYSASEDFVATPANMSEMINAEHHKSVAGHVATEDITFGYCTEIMVALKQGPTYAKDFDYDEFRNYLNELGDSLLVVNDDEIVKVHVHTEDPGLVMQEGLKYGSLVKVKVDNMRNQHEAQVEKEAAQVSKPAEEKEYALIAVVAGQGLADIFRAQGVDYVIEGGQTMNPSTEDFIKAVEQVNARNIIFLPNNKNIFMAAQSAAEVLEQPAVVVEARTIPQGLTSLLAFDPSKSIEENKERMTAALGDVISGSVTTAVRDTTIDGLEIHENDNLGMVDGKILVSNPDMHQTLTETLKHMLNEDSEIVTFYVGEDGSEELANEIAQEIAEEFEDVEVEIHQGQQPVYPYLFSVE; via the coding sequence GTGTCAAAAATTACTACCAGCTTATTTCAAGAGATGGTGCAGGCTGCATCAACTCGTTTGAATAAGCAAGCAGAATATGTCAATTCATTAAACGTCTTTCCAGTTCCAGATGGAGATACTGGGACAAACATGGGAATGACCATCGAGAATGGTGCCAAAGAAGTAGCAGACAAGCCAGCTTCTACAGTTGGAGAAGTAGCGAGCATTCTTGCTAAGGGGCTCTTGATGGGTGCGCGTGGAAACTCAGGAGTTATCACGTCTCAACTTTTCCGTGGATTCTCCCAAGCTATCAAAGATAAAGATGAATTAACAGGTCAAGACTTGGCTCTTGCTTTCCAATCTGGTGTCGAAGTAGCCTACAAGGCGGTTATGAAACCAGTTGAGGGAACTATTTTGACAGTTTCTCGTGGAGCAGCTATCGGTGCCAAGAAAAAAGCTGAGGAGACAGATGATGCTGTTGAGGTCATGCGTGCGGCCTTGGAAGGTGCTAAGAGAGCTCTAGCTAAGACACCGGAAATGCTTCCAGTTCTTAAGGAGGTTGGTGTGGTAGACTCAGGCGGTCAAGGTTTGGTCTTCATCTATGAAGGTTTCCTTTCAGCACTCACTGGTGAATACAGCGCTTCTGAGGACTTTGTAGCAACTCCTGCCAACATGAGTGAAATGATTAATGCAGAGCACCACAAGTCTGTAGCAGGTCATGTGGCAACAGAAGATATCACTTTTGGTTACTGTACTGAGATTATGGTTGCTCTCAAACAAGGTCCAACTTATGCCAAAGATTTTGATTATGATGAATTCCGTAACTACTTGAATGAACTTGGGGACTCGCTCCTTGTTGTCAACGATGATGAAATCGTCAAAGTCCACGTCCATACAGAAGATCCAGGTCTTGTTATGCAAGAAGGGCTTAAATATGGTAGCTTGGTCAAGGTTAAAGTGGACAACATGCGCAACCAACACGAAGCACAAGTTGAAAAAGAAGCAGCACAAGTCAGCAAGCCAGCTGAAGAGAAGGAATATGCCCTTATCGCAGTAGTAGCTGGTCAAGGCTTGGCAGATATCTTCCGTGCTCAAGGTGTGGATTATGTCATCGAAGGTGGTCAAACGATGAATCCTTCAACAGAGGACTTTATCAAGGCTGTTGAGCAAGTTAATGCTCGTAACATCATCTTCTTGCCAAACAACAAAAATATCTTTATGGCAGCTCAATCTGCCGCAGAGGTATTGGAACAACCAGCTGTTGTGGTAGAAGCACGTACAATTCCTCAAGGGTTGACCAGTCTTCTTGCCTTTGATCCAAGCAAATCAATCGAAGAAAACAAAGAACGCATGACTGCAGCCCTTGGTGATGTCATCAGCGGTAGTGTAACGACTGCCGTTCGCGACACAACTATCGATGGCTTGGAAATTCATGAAAATGACAATCTTGGTATGGTAGATGGCAAAATCCTTGTGTCAAACCCTGACATGCACCAAACCTTGACTGAAACATTGAAACACATGCTAAACGAAGATAGTGAAATCGTGACTTTCTATGTCGGTGAAGACGGAAGCGAAGAACTTGCCAATGAAATTGCCCAAGAAATCGCAGAAGAATTCGAAGACGTTGAAGTCGAAATCCACCAAGGACAACAACCAGTTTACCCATATCTTTTCAGTGTGGAATAA
- a CDS encoding ABC transporter ATP-binding protein has protein sequence MTVIKVEKLSKKIKDKEILRNISFEIHHGECVALIGPNGAGKTTLIDCLLGDKFMSSGQIAIQGFAPTDPRLKQLISVLPQENAVVQSLKVKELLSFFKSLYPDSLSDKEIDDLLRFSDKQKNQLAGKLSGGQKRLFSFVLALIGRPKILFLDEPTAAMDTSTRQHFWEIVNQLKKNGVTIVYSSHYIEEVEHTADRILVLHKGELIRDTTPYAMRGEEQEKHFTVPLTYQDFVSTLTMVQEIEIKQNALSFTTKEASQVWKVLQEQGCTIEEIEVRNRTLLDSIFETTQD, from the coding sequence ATGACTGTGATTAAAGTTGAGAAATTGAGTAAGAAAATAAAAGACAAGGAGATCTTGCGGAACATCTCTTTTGAAATCCACCATGGTGAATGTGTCGCCTTGATCGGGCCTAACGGAGCAGGTAAAACAACCTTGATTGATTGCCTCTTGGGCGACAAGTTCATGAGCTCAGGTCAGATAGCCATTCAAGGGTTTGCACCAACAGATCCTCGATTAAAGCAGCTTATTTCTGTCTTGCCTCAAGAAAATGCAGTTGTTCAAAGCTTGAAAGTGAAAGAACTTCTATCATTTTTCAAGTCACTTTATCCCGACAGTCTCTCAGACAAAGAAATTGATGACTTGCTGAGATTCTCAGACAAGCAGAAAAATCAGCTAGCGGGCAAGTTGTCTGGTGGGCAAAAACGTTTGTTCTCTTTTGTGTTGGCTTTAATCGGTCGTCCGAAAATTCTATTTTTAGACGAGCCAACTGCTGCCATGGATACCTCGACACGTCAGCATTTTTGGGAAATTGTCAATCAGTTAAAGAAAAATGGTGTGACCATTGTCTATTCTTCTCACTATATCGAAGAGGTGGAGCATACGGCTGACCGCATTTTGGTCCTCCACAAGGGAGAATTGATTCGCGATACGACGCCTTATGCCATGCGTGGTGAAGAACAAGAAAAACACTTTACGGTACCTCTAACTTATCAGGATTTTGTCAGTACCCTGACTATGGTTCAAGAGATTGAAATCAAGCAAAATGCTCTTTCCTTCACAACCAAAGAAGCCAGCCAGGTATGGAAAGTCTTGCAAGAACAGGGTTGCACGATCGAAGAAATTGAAGTTCGGAATCGAACTCTCTTAGACAGTATCTTCGAAACGACTCAAGACTAA
- a CDS encoding MarR family winged helix-turn-helix transcriptional regulator, giving the protein MDKPMLIFKRFGHQVHLMVQKEAKRCGIEFMGGPQGQVLRFLDRREQDQDLVLIKDIEQELNVTKSVASNLVKRMVQNGLVELEVSPSDKRAKFVRLTDKSRSQMQEVKAFFDQIDQSLLDGVSKSDLAIFEKVLGQLQANVEKIGGENEETR; this is encoded by the coding sequence ATGGATAAACCGATGTTGATTTTTAAACGCTTTGGGCACCAGGTTCACCTGATGGTGCAGAAAGAAGCCAAACGCTGTGGTATTGAATTTATGGGTGGACCGCAAGGGCAGGTCCTGAGATTTTTAGATCGTCGTGAGCAAGACCAGGATCTGGTTTTGATTAAGGATATTGAACAAGAACTCAATGTCACCAAGTCCGTTGCTAGTAATTTAGTCAAGCGTATGGTACAAAATGGTTTGGTCGAGTTAGAGGTCAGTCCAAGTGATAAACGAGCAAAATTTGTTCGTTTGACCGACAAATCACGATCGCAGATGCAAGAAGTTAAGGCGTTTTTTGATCAGATTGATCAGAGTCTGCTAGACGGGGTTTCAAAGTCTGACTTGGCAATCTTTGAAAAGGTACTCGGGCAATTGCAAGCAAATGTTGAGAAGATAGGAGGAGAGAATGAAGAAACTCGCTAA
- a CDS encoding DUF2200 domain-containing protein: MSQKLYNMKFAAVYSALIAKVERKGGKAESVHQVTSWLTGYEVSDVLACLDRDVTYGDFFRQAPYYVPERIAITGKICGVRIEEIDDPLMQEIRRLDKLVDWLAKGKTSQQVLEKYEKHK, translated from the coding sequence ATGAGTCAGAAATTATACAATATGAAATTTGCTGCTGTCTACTCAGCCTTGATTGCAAAAGTTGAGCGAAAGGGTGGAAAGGCAGAGTCAGTTCACCAAGTGACCAGTTGGTTGACAGGGTATGAAGTGAGTGACGTTCTTGCTTGTCTGGATAGGGATGTTACTTACGGAGATTTTTTTCGCCAAGCACCTTATTATGTCCCTGAACGAATTGCGATTACAGGGAAGATTTGCGGTGTCCGTATTGAGGAAATTGATGACCCTCTGATGCAGGAAATACGTCGGTTGGACAAACTAGTGGATTGGCTTGCCAAGGGGAAAACATCTCAACAAGTTCTAGAAAAATATGAGAAACATAAATGA
- a CDS encoding ABC transporter ATP-binding protein — protein sequence MENKKVSFWKQCKPYMAGLQLPLLIAVVAAVISSIITVYGPTKIKEITNLISDGLATEINLVAVSNIAGFLVVLYVFGAILNYTQAYIFSTSIQHFSKRLRTAIAEKINRLPLGYFDRHSQGDTLSRVTNDVDTAAQSLNQSLGTVLSASFLLIAVLVTMFEMNWILALVTVVSTLVGFAAVSVIMAKSQGYFKAQQNNLAAVNGYVEEMYSGHNVVTSYNAVNTSKARFAGLNQDLHDSIWKSQFISGIMMPAMFFVGNFSYVLVIIVGAALALEGHITIGIIVAFMVYVRTFSQPLSQIAQGITSLQQASAAMTRVLEFLAEAEMQDESHKNRQLAHMKGEVVFDHVSFGYIPERTIIHDFSATAHAGQKVAIVGPTGAGKTTIVNLLMKFYEIDKGSIRIDGVDTKDMKRSEVHDAFSMVLQDTWLFEGTIRENLIYNQTDISDERMMEASKAVGIHHFIMTLPDGYDTVLDDTVTLSVGQKQLLTIARALLKDAPLLILDEATSSVDTRTEELIQKAMDRLMEGRTSFVIAHRLSTIRNADLILVMKDGNIIEQGNHEELMAQGGFYADLYNSQFTEDEAEE from the coding sequence ATGGAAAATAAAAAAGTGTCGTTCTGGAAACAGTGCAAACCTTATATGGCAGGCCTCCAACTCCCTCTTCTAATAGCAGTTGTGGCTGCAGTCATTTCAAGCATCATTACTGTTTATGGGCCAACTAAGATTAAAGAAATTACTAACTTGATTTCAGATGGTTTGGCTACAGAAATCAACTTGGTAGCTGTATCAAACATTGCTGGATTTTTAGTTGTCCTATATGTATTTGGAGCTATCCTTAACTATACACAGGCCTATATCTTTTCAACGAGCATTCAGCATTTTTCAAAACGCTTGCGGACGGCTATCGCTGAAAAGATTAATCGTTTGCCACTTGGCTATTTTGACCGTCATTCACAAGGAGATACCCTTTCGCGCGTGACCAATGATGTGGATACAGCAGCGCAATCTCTCAACCAAAGTCTTGGGACAGTTCTTTCAGCTAGTTTCTTGTTGATTGCTGTCTTGGTGACCATGTTTGAGATGAACTGGATTTTGGCATTGGTAACAGTTGTATCAACCCTTGTTGGTTTTGCGGCGGTTTCCGTAATCATGGCCAAGTCACAGGGTTATTTTAAAGCTCAACAAAATAATCTAGCGGCCGTCAATGGTTATGTGGAAGAGATGTACTCTGGCCATAATGTAGTGACCAGCTACAACGCTGTGAACACCTCCAAAGCAAGATTTGCAGGTTTAAATCAAGACTTGCATGATAGTATCTGGAAATCTCAGTTTATCTCTGGTATCATGATGCCAGCTATGTTCTTTGTTGGAAACTTTAGTTATGTATTAGTCATCATCGTTGGAGCTGCGCTGGCGTTAGAAGGGCATATCACAATAGGGATTATTGTAGCCTTTATGGTTTACGTACGGACCTTCTCCCAACCTCTGTCACAGATTGCCCAAGGGATTACGAGCCTGCAACAAGCGAGTGCAGCCATGACTCGTGTATTAGAATTTCTAGCTGAAGCAGAGATGCAGGATGAATCTCATAAGAACAGACAATTGGCCCATATGAAAGGGGAAGTGGTTTTTGATCACGTGTCCTTTGGCTATATACCAGAGCGCACCATCATCCATGACTTTTCTGCGACGGCTCATGCAGGTCAGAAAGTCGCTATCGTTGGACCGACTGGGGCTGGTAAGACAACCATTGTCAATCTTTTGATGAAGTTCTATGAGATAGATAAGGGAAGTATCCGTATCGATGGTGTGGATACCAAGGACATGAAGCGTTCAGAAGTGCATGATGCCTTTTCTATGGTCTTGCAGGACACTTGGCTCTTTGAAGGAACGATTCGAGAGAACTTGATCTATAATCAGACAGACATCAGTGATGAACGAATGATGGAAGCCAGCAAGGCTGTGGGAATCCACCACTTTATCATGACTTTGCCAGATGGCTACGATACTGTTTTGGATGATACCGTGACCTTGTCTGTCGGACAGAAACAGCTCTTGACCATTGCTCGTGCCCTTCTCAAGGATGCACCGCTCTTGATTTTGGACGAGGCGACATCCTCAGTCGACACACGTACAGAGGAATTGATTCAAAAAGCCATGGACCGTTTGATGGAAGGACGCACATCCTTTGTCATTGCCCACCGCTTGTCAACCATCCGTAACGCTGACTTGATTCTGGTCATGAAAGATGGCAATATCATCGAACAAGGCAACCACGAGGAGCTGATGGCGCAAGGTGGCTTCTATGCTGACTTGTACAATAGTCAGTTTACAGAAGACGAAGCAGAAGAATAA
- a CDS encoding phosphatase PAP2 family protein, which yields MKNYQEWYQNISSRLISHSTLLFLLRSFNRLMTVAMPLVYLTLLVTTYLQLGLGKQVGVYVLIPATGFIILSLFRKKINHPRPYETWDIRPLLEKDSSGQSMPSRHVFSATIISMACLHASLPVGLACLLFSVLLGLVRVLGGVHYPKDVLVGYACGLVWGFLFFLF from the coding sequence ATGAAAAATTATCAAGAATGGTATCAAAACATCAGCTCCAGACTAATCAGTCATTCCACCCTTTTATTTCTATTACGCAGTTTCAATCGCTTGATGACAGTCGCCATGCCCCTGGTCTACCTGACCTTGCTAGTCACCACTTACCTGCAACTAGGACTTGGGAAGCAAGTTGGGGTTTATGTGCTTATTCCTGCAACAGGTTTTATAATTTTGTCTCTTTTCCGTAAGAAAATCAATCATCCGCGCCCCTACGAAACTTGGGACATCCGTCCCCTGCTTGAAAAAGATAGTTCGGGACAGTCGATGCCCAGTCGCCATGTCTTTTCGGCAACTATCATCTCCATGGCCTGTCTGCATGCTAGTCTACCTGTTGGATTGGCATGCTTGCTCTTTTCAGTTTTGCTGGGGTTGGTGAGGGTTTTAGGGGGTGTTCATTATCCCAAGGATGTCTTGGTTGGCTATGCTTGTGGTCTGGTGTGGGGATTCCTTTTCTTCCTATTCTGA
- a CDS encoding Asp23/Gls24 family envelope stress response protein, with translation MTVKINTKDGQIELTDEVIATVVGGAATEIFGVVGMASKNTLKDNFQALLGKENYAKGVVVKAAEDGSIAVDVYTVLSYGTKISEVSKNIQERVRFSLENQLGITAQTVNVYIQNIKVVGE, from the coding sequence ATGACTGTAAAAATTAATACAAAAGATGGTCAAATCGAACTGACAGATGAAGTGATTGCAACCGTTGTAGGTGGTGCAGCAACTGAGATTTTTGGTGTGGTCGGTATGGCTAGCAAAAATACCCTCAAAGATAATTTCCAAGCCCTTCTTGGTAAGGAAAATTATGCAAAAGGTGTTGTCGTGAAGGCAGCCGAGGATGGCAGTATTGCAGTTGATGTTTATACCGTCTTGAGCTACGGAACAAAGATTAGTGAAGTCTCAAAAAACATCCAAGAGCGTGTTCGTTTTAGTTTGGAAAACCAACTAGGAATCACTGCTCAGACTGTGAATGTCTACATTCAAAATATCAAAGTTGTAGGAGAATAA
- the rpmB gene encoding 50S ribosomal protein L28, giving the protein MAKVCYFTGRKTVSGNNRSHAMNQTKRAVKPNLQKVTVLIDGKPKKVWASARALKSGKVERV; this is encoded by the coding sequence ATGGCTAAAGTATGTTACTTTACAGGTCGTAAGACTGTATCAGGAAACAACCGTTCACACGCGATGAACCAAACAAAACGTGCCGTAAAACCAAACCTTCAAAAAGTTACTGTTCTTATCGATGGTAAACCTAAAAAAGTTTGGGCTTCAGCTCGTGCTTTGAAATCAGGTAAAGTTGAACGCGTTTAA
- a CDS encoding ABC transporter ATP-binding protein, which translates to MKKLAKRITGKEWGMIILTLLFTCFSVYLELEVPTYISQITELLGTSGTQLGELWSPAAKMIGLSLLAFFSSVMVGFFAARVAASYTTHLRRDVFHRVLDFSQTEIKRFSIPSLLTRTTNDITQVQMLFTMGLQVVTRGPIMAIWAIGKILGKSEYWLWAVVVAVIVNVLMTTVLMTLAFPKQSVIQKLTDKLNSITRESLTGIRVVRAYNAEDYQDKKFEAANDEVTRLNLFVNRLMAIMNPIMMGISSGLSLAIYWIGAYIINDASVTERLPLFSDMVVFMSYAMQVVMGFLLMGALFIVLPRTLVSAGRINQVLDLHSSIENPSHAQTADPSVQGQVEFRDVTFRYSKNSEAVVEHVTFKAEAGQTVAFIGSTGSGKSTLVNLLPRFYDVSDGEILVDGVNVQDYDLEDLRNKVGYIPQKAVLFSGDVKENLDFGKSKETPLSEAAMWQALELAQSKSFIEDKEAGLASEVAQGGTNFSGGQRQRLAIARALARKPEILIFDDSFSALDYKTDRVLRQELAQKTKSMTKLIVAQRISTIMDADLILVLDQGKVVGQGTHKELLATNEVYQEIAYSQLSKEELEHGK; encoded by the coding sequence ATGAAGAAACTCGCTAAACGTATTACAGGAAAAGAGTGGGGGATGATAATCCTTACGCTTCTTTTCACTTGTTTCTCGGTCTATCTCGAGTTAGAGGTGCCGACCTATATTTCACAAATTACAGAATTACTCGGAACATCTGGAACGCAGTTGGGTGAACTCTGGTCACCAGCTGCGAAGATGATTGGTTTGTCTTTATTGGCTTTCTTTTCATCTGTTATGGTTGGTTTCTTTGCCGCTCGCGTTGCAGCATCCTATACAACCCATCTACGTAGAGACGTATTTCATCGCGTTTTAGATTTTTCGCAGACAGAAATCAAGCGCTTTTCAATCCCAAGTCTTTTGACTCGGACGACCAATGATATTACCCAGGTACAGATGCTCTTTACCATGGGCTTGCAGGTGGTTACTCGTGGGCCAATTATGGCTATCTGGGCCATTGGAAAAATCCTTGGGAAATCGGAATACTGGCTCTGGGCGGTCGTTGTAGCTGTTATTGTCAATGTCTTGATGACCACCGTTCTTATGACTCTGGCCTTTCCAAAACAATCGGTCATCCAAAAATTGACAGATAAACTCAATAGCATCACTCGTGAAAGTTTGACTGGGATTCGAGTTGTTCGCGCATACAATGCCGAGGATTACCAAGATAAGAAATTTGAAGCAGCCAACGATGAGGTAACGCGTCTCAATCTCTTTGTCAATCGATTGATGGCGATTATGAACCCGATTATGATGGGGATTTCCAGTGGATTAAGTTTAGCCATTTACTGGATTGGTGCCTATATCATCAACGATGCAAGTGTGACAGAACGTCTGCCACTCTTTAGTGATATGGTGGTCTTCATGTCCTATGCTATGCAGGTCGTAATGGGATTCCTTCTCATGGGAGCACTCTTTATCGTTCTTCCTCGTACCTTGGTTTCGGCAGGACGTATCAATCAAGTATTGGATCTGCATTCTTCTATTGAAAATCCTAGTCATGCACAGACAGCGGATCCTTCAGTTCAAGGACAAGTGGAATTCCGTGATGTGACTTTCCGCTACTCTAAAAACTCTGAAGCAGTCGTGGAACATGTCACTTTCAAAGCAGAAGCGGGTCAAACCGTGGCTTTCATCGGATCGACTGGATCAGGTAAATCTACGCTTGTCAACCTCTTGCCACGTTTTTATGATGTTTCAGATGGAGAAATCCTAGTGGACGGAGTTAATGTTCAAGATTACGATTTGGAAGATTTGCGCAATAAGGTCGGCTATATTCCACAAAAAGCTGTCCTCTTTTCTGGAGATGTCAAGGAGAACTTAGACTTTGGTAAGAGCAAAGAAACTCCTCTAAGCGAAGCTGCTATGTGGCAAGCTCTAGAATTGGCCCAGTCTAAAAGCTTCATCGAGGATAAGGAAGCAGGACTTGCATCAGAAGTGGCCCAAGGCGGAACCAACTTCTCAGGAGGTCAAAGACAGCGTTTGGCCATTGCGCGTGCCTTGGCTCGTAAACCAGAGATTCTCATCTTTGATGACTCTTTCTCAGCCTTGGACTACAAGACAGATCGTGTCCTGCGCCAAGAGCTAGCTCAGAAAACAAAATCCATGACCAAGCTCATCGTAGCGCAGCGGATTTCTACCATTATGGATGCTGACCTGATCTTAGTATTGGATCAAGGAAAAGTCGTGGGACAAGGCACCCACAAGGAACTTCTAGCTACCAACGAAGTCTACCAAGAAATTGCCTACTCACAACTATCGAAGGAGGAATTGGAACATGGAAAATAA
- a CDS encoding ABC transporter permease encodes MKNMTSLMKVEIILMKRQAVYYLLSIGLPSVFYLIFSGMMSGSDIPEIALQAYLFAMTLFSIMSSAFFSIPSTLESDKTNNWQKLIQHSPVSMVEYYVSKLFSTLLTFLLSIIVVFSVGHFVRGVTLPWLDWLVIGVMLLVGSVVFISMGVLVSLLPSAQLMTVIGNIAYIALAVLGGLWFPLSSFPEWLQSIGKLTPTYQLMQVVSTYLEHHEFNILAALVVLGYTVFFGVLVIQLKKRIEVK; translated from the coding sequence ATGAAAAATATGACAAGTCTCATGAAAGTGGAAATCATTCTGATGAAACGGCAAGCTGTCTACTACTTGCTGTCCATCGGACTCCCAAGTGTGTTTTACCTTATTTTTTCTGGTATGATGTCAGGCTCAGACATTCCAGAAATTGCTCTTCAAGCCTATCTTTTTGCCATGACGCTCTTTAGTATCATGTCAAGCGCCTTTTTCAGCATCCCTAGCACACTCGAGTCTGATAAGACAAACAACTGGCAAAAATTGATTCAACATTCTCCCGTATCTATGGTAGAATATTATGTATCAAAACTGTTCAGTACCCTACTGACTTTCTTGTTATCAATTATTGTTGTCTTTTCGGTTGGTCATTTTGTCCGTGGAGTGACTCTTCCTTGGCTTGATTGGTTGGTGATTGGAGTTATGTTGCTGGTCGGAAGCGTGGTCTTTATCAGCATGGGTGTCTTGGTGAGTTTGCTTCCCAGTGCTCAATTGATGACGGTGATTGGAAATATTGCCTATATCGCTTTGGCTGTCCTAGGTGGACTCTGGTTCCCTTTGAGTTCCTTCCCAGAATGGCTCCAATCCATTGGAAAACTGACCCCAACCTATCAACTGATGCAGGTCGTCTCTACTTATTTGGAGCACCACGAGTTTAACATTCTTGCCGCCTTGGTTGTACTAGGTTATACAGTTTTCTTTGGTGTATTGGTCATTCAACTGAAAAAACGGATTGAGGTAAAATAA
- a CDS encoding LiaF transmembrane domain-containing protein, translated as MKKKAFGIVLLVLAAWILLQGNFGIPSLDGKIWPLIGIAFFAYQSVEALLRRHLTSAVFTALVALMIANHFYNILPIPNQSLFWASILAVLGVGYLTHSSKFWYGKKWWYNGERTVITDKEVAFGSGTFYKQDQDLVDDQVEVAFGDAKIYYDNAEMLGDFATLNIEVAFGNATVYVPQHWRVDLKVETSFGAAKADAPVAPTNKTLIIRGEVAFGKLGVVYVK; from the coding sequence ATGAAAAAGAAAGCATTTGGTATTGTTTTATTGGTTCTAGCGGCCTGGATTTTGCTGCAAGGAAACTTTGGAATTCCTTCTTTGGATGGTAAAATATGGCCTTTGATTGGTATCGCCTTTTTTGCCTACCAGTCAGTTGAAGCTTTGCTTCGTCGTCACCTGACATCAGCAGTGTTTACTGCTCTAGTAGCCTTAATGATTGCGAATCATTTTTATAACATTTTGCCTATCCCAAATCAGTCTTTATTTTGGGCTAGTATCTTAGCAGTGCTAGGTGTTGGCTATCTCACTCACTCAAGTAAGTTTTGGTATGGGAAAAAATGGTGGTACAATGGTGAGCGAACAGTCATCACGGATAAGGAAGTCGCTTTTGGTAGTGGAACCTTCTATAAACAAGATCAAGATCTTGTAGATGACCAAGTGGAAGTCGCTTTTGGTGACGCAAAAATCTACTATGATAACGCAGAGATGTTAGGTGATTTTGCCACTCTGAATATCGAAGTGGCTTTTGGTAATGCAACTGTCTATGTTCCACAACACTGGCGTGTCGATTTGAAAGTAGAAACCTCCTTTGGTGCAGCAAAAGCAGATGCTCCTGTAGCGCCAACTAACAAAACCTTGATTATTCGCGGGGAAGTTGCTTTTGGTAAACTTGGTGTTGTTTACGTCAAATAA
- a CDS encoding LytTR family DNA-binding domain-containing protein — protein sequence MKLRIEIDGNLEETEIVIKTPNLTDEIADLQRLLQESKAPRLTFYKGTGEYYLDLSEILFFETEGSKIYAHNQKEAYEVRLKLYELESILPRYFIRVSKSTIANIRQIYSVDKSFSGTGTISFYQTHKEVHVSRHYQSLLKENLRNMR from the coding sequence ATGAAGTTACGAATTGAGATTGACGGCAATTTAGAGGAGACTGAAATTGTCATCAAGACCCCCAATTTGACAGATGAAATTGCAGACTTGCAACGACTCTTGCAAGAGTCAAAGGCTCCGAGGTTGACTTTTTACAAGGGGACAGGTGAATATTATCTAGACCTGTCAGAAATTCTCTTCTTTGAAACAGAAGGGAGCAAGATCTACGCTCATAACCAGAAGGAAGCCTATGAAGTTCGTCTCAAACTTTATGAGTTGGAGTCCATTTTGCCTCGTTATTTTATTCGAGTATCCAAGTCAACTATCGCAAACATCCGTCAGATTTACTCAGTGGACAAGTCCTTTTCAGGGACTGGCACCATTTCCTTTTATCAGACCCACAAGGAGGTTCATGTCTCACGACATTACCAATCCCTCCTAAAAGAAAATCTTAGAAACATGAGGTAA